A single region of the Saprospiraceae bacterium genome encodes:
- the mrdA gene encoding penicillin-binding protein 2, with the protein MVTTDLKRANYIRWVFISGAFLLVFKAGQLQLWDSSFRSKADAATIGEYVMYPSRGLIYDRNDSLLVYNDYIYDLMVTYNQVDPKMDTIKFCQLLGITKPEFIKRLNKNWNDVRYSRSVPFVFQDKISIKTFARFQEILYEFPGFFPQVRNVRGYPHSSSPHLLGYIREVNRKELLLKEPKGKDSVQVYALGDYIGASGLEQEYEEHLRGKKGLRLVLKDNIGREVGDYNNGKSDIPAVSGSNLHTTIDLQLQKYGEMLMSNKIGSIVAIEPKTGEVLAMISTPTYDPNKLTINKDRGRIFAKLQKDSLNPLFNRSIMAQYPPGSLFKPVVALTALEDGLIYPNTTITCQGGYYLNGQKLTGCHGHATCTSVPSALQHSCNAYFVNVFRRIVDQAGDDKPSLGLDHFNGLLEDFGLGHKLGIDFPGEQMGNFPTSQYFSEKVYAKESGWKSIWIRSLGIGQGELLMTNLQIANLAAIIANRGYYIKPHLVAKIVPEKGAPIVLDHFNEKITINIDKTHFETVIDGMERAVTGGTATAAYVEDLHICGKTGTAENNQRDGKDHSIFFAFAPKDDPKIAIAVYVENGTWGGTYAAPIASLMIEKYLRNNGELLNNNRKYWEIRMVNADLISKP; encoded by the coding sequence GTGGTAACAACTGATCTCAAAAGGGCCAACTATATTCGCTGGGTATTCATTTCGGGCGCATTTCTCCTAGTGTTCAAAGCAGGGCAATTGCAGTTATGGGACAGCTCCTTCCGCAGTAAAGCGGATGCAGCCACGATTGGCGAGTATGTGATGTATCCCTCCAGAGGCCTTATATATGATCGGAATGATAGTCTGTTGGTCTATAATGATTATATCTATGACCTGATGGTTACCTATAACCAGGTAGACCCCAAAATGGATACCATCAAATTTTGTCAGTTATTGGGAATTACCAAGCCTGAATTTATAAAAAGACTCAATAAAAACTGGAATGACGTCCGCTATTCGCGTTCTGTTCCTTTCGTTTTTCAAGATAAAATTTCAATTAAGACCTTTGCCAGGTTTCAAGAAATTCTATACGAGTTTCCTGGCTTTTTCCCCCAGGTCCGTAATGTAAGGGGGTACCCACATTCCAGTTCACCCCATTTATTAGGATATATTCGGGAAGTCAACCGAAAGGAATTGCTTCTCAAGGAGCCAAAAGGCAAAGATTCTGTTCAAGTATACGCACTGGGTGATTATATTGGGGCTAGTGGGCTTGAGCAGGAATATGAAGAACACCTCAGAGGAAAAAAAGGCCTGAGACTGGTTCTGAAAGATAATATTGGAAGAGAAGTGGGGGACTATAACAATGGCAAAAGTGATATCCCCGCTGTTTCTGGTAGTAATCTCCATACAACGATTGATTTGCAATTGCAAAAGTATGGAGAGATGTTGATGTCAAATAAGATCGGAAGTATCGTAGCCATCGAGCCTAAAACTGGCGAAGTACTAGCGATGATTAGTACGCCAACCTATGATCCGAATAAATTAACGATTAATAAAGACCGCGGTAGAATTTTTGCCAAACTACAAAAAGATTCTCTCAATCCGCTTTTCAATCGGTCTATAATGGCTCAGTATCCTCCAGGCTCCTTATTCAAGCCGGTGGTCGCCTTGACAGCCCTTGAGGATGGGCTTATTTATCCCAATACTACTATCACTTGCCAAGGCGGCTATTATCTCAATGGTCAAAAATTGACAGGCTGCCATGGTCATGCTACTTGCACCTCTGTTCCTTCCGCTTTGCAACATTCCTGTAATGCCTATTTTGTCAACGTTTTTAGGCGGATTGTCGATCAGGCAGGTGATGATAAGCCAAGTTTGGGCTTAGATCATTTTAATGGTTTATTGGAAGATTTTGGACTTGGTCATAAACTTGGAATAGATTTTCCGGGCGAACAAATGGGGAATTTTCCGACCTCCCAGTACTTTTCCGAAAAAGTATATGCTAAGGAGTCCGGCTGGAAATCGATCTGGATACGTTCATTGGGCATAGGCCAGGGAGAATTATTAATGACAAATTTGCAAATTGCCAATTTGGCGGCAATTATTGCAAATAGAGGCTATTATATCAAACCTCATTTGGTGGCTAAAATAGTGCCTGAAAAAGGGGCGCCCATTGTCTTAGACCATTTTAATGAAAAGATTACTATTAACATTGACAAAACCCATTTTGAGACGGTTATAGATGGGATGGAAAGAGCCGTAACTGGCGGAACGGCTACTGCTGCTTATGTTGAAGATTTGCATATTTGTGGAAAAACAGGAACGGCAGAAAACAACCAGCGGGATGGAAAAGACCACTCTATATTTTTTGCTTTTGCCCCTAAAGATGACCCCAAGATAGCAATCGCCGTATATGTCGAAAATGGAACATGGGGAGGAACATACGCTGCTCCGATTGCTAGTCTGATGATCGAAAAATACCTCCGGAACAATGGCGAACTGCTCAATAATAACCGCAAATATTGGGAGATAAGAATGGTGAATGCTGATTTGATCAGTAAACCTTAG
- a CDS encoding gliding motility-associated C-terminal domain-containing protein, which translates to MNRLVIIGILLLWGIGINGQILPPKLLCVSNDTLTWENPINTCGAFNAYLIWSSENANGPYALLATITNPNQTSFFHNNAGIGTWHYYMEVDANCSGEPRLQSDTLDRRNAEPPQFRYVTVENGQVQLSWNPSPSVEVVGYVISRNTNMGTSIIDTVFNELAYLDLAARPNEGKETYFVVAIDACGNASLTAPLHETIFLETSALDSCQHTIMLSWNLYQNWGNGIGAQTVMVSEDGGPFNVVANLSGTADSYAFDQARGEVLYCFRVIAEEQGTGIISQSNDACTSISVVDPVEYLNLLNASVTPNNEVALSWQINPNAELSKAILTIQTGGSSSTQEVWMGQMLSAENTFTDSQTDPGTGFATYTIEAEDLCGEITRSKAVQTIFLEVNAAEASTNQLIWTPYQNGLKQSIEYEVYRLVDGVETLLSTVPENILSMNDKVDLAGAVNLEACYVIMAKATLQLPDGSLQTVVSRSNTVCVAPIAPFYIPNAFAPNGNNQIFRPELAFGMLEEYQMDIFDRWGGHLFTSKDIEVGWNGQNKGQMLSPGVYLYVIKWRQTNGQPQETSGGVVLMR; encoded by the coding sequence ATGAATCGATTGGTCATAATTGGAATACTATTACTTTGGGGGATTGGCATCAATGGACAAATTCTCCCTCCAAAACTATTGTGTGTTAGTAACGATACCTTAACTTGGGAAAATCCGATTAATACTTGTGGGGCCTTCAATGCCTATTTGATTTGGTCAAGCGAAAATGCGAATGGCCCTTATGCGCTGTTGGCCACCATCACAAATCCAAATCAAACTTCTTTTTTCCATAACAATGCGGGCATTGGGACTTGGCATTATTACATGGAGGTAGATGCCAATTGTTCAGGAGAGCCGAGGTTGCAATCAGATACCTTGGATAGACGGAATGCCGAGCCACCCCAGTTTAGATACGTCACGGTTGAAAACGGACAAGTGCAGCTGAGCTGGAACCCTAGCCCTTCCGTAGAGGTCGTGGGCTACGTTATTTCCCGCAACACAAATATGGGGACGAGCATTATCGATACGGTATTTAATGAATTGGCGTACCTCGATTTGGCGGCACGTCCTAACGAAGGCAAAGAAACCTATTTCGTTGTGGCGATAGATGCCTGTGGCAATGCCAGTTTAACGGCTCCTCTCCATGAGACTATTTTCCTGGAGACAAGCGCCTTGGATAGTTGCCAACACACCATTATGTTATCGTGGAATTTGTACCAGAACTGGGGAAATGGCATTGGCGCACAGACGGTCATGGTAAGTGAAGATGGTGGCCCTTTCAATGTGGTGGCGAACCTAAGCGGTACGGCAGATAGTTATGCTTTTGACCAGGCCAGGGGAGAGGTATTGTATTGTTTTAGGGTCATAGCTGAGGAACAGGGCACCGGTATCATCTCGCAATCTAATGATGCCTGCACTTCGATATCAGTGGTTGATCCGGTAGAATACCTGAATTTGCTCAATGCCAGTGTAACGCCTAACAATGAAGTAGCGCTTAGCTGGCAAATTAACCCCAATGCAGAATTGAGTAAAGCCATACTGACTATTCAAACGGGAGGGAGTTCAAGTACGCAAGAGGTATGGATGGGGCAAATGTTATCGGCAGAAAATACCTTTACGGATAGCCAAACGGATCCGGGTACTGGTTTTGCAACCTACACCATTGAGGCAGAAGACCTTTGCGGAGAAATAACAAGGTCCAAAGCCGTGCAAACCATCTTTTTGGAAGTCAATGCCGCCGAAGCCTCTACCAACCAATTGATATGGACACCTTATCAAAATGGATTAAAACAATCCATAGAATATGAAGTCTACCGTCTAGTGGATGGGGTAGAGACATTGCTGAGCACCGTGCCCGAAAATATTTTATCAATGAATGATAAAGTTGATTTGGCAGGTGCAGTTAATTTAGAGGCCTGTTATGTTATCATGGCCAAGGCAACGCTTCAGTTACCGGATGGATCGTTGCAGACGGTGGTTTCTCGTTCCAACACAGTTTGTGTTGCACCCATTGCTCCTTTTTATATTCCTAATGCATTTGCCCCGAACGGGAATAATCAAATTTTTCGACCGGAATTGGCTTTCGGAATGTTAGAAGAGTACCAGATGGACATATTTGACCGATGGGGAGGGCATCTTTTTACAAGTAAAGATATAGAAGTTGGATGGAATGGACAAAATAAAGGACAAATGTTATCTCCCGGTGTTTATCTTTACGTCATTAAATGGCGACAGACCAACGGGCAACCGCAAGAGACGTCTGGTGGTGTTGTGCTAATGCGGTAA
- the secA gene encoding preprotein translocase subunit SecA, translated as MFKSITNSLKKVFGTKYDKDVKIYAPIVHEINEIYEELQGLSNDELRNKTLEFKQRIAAHLSGIDEDILNIKQQAIDEEDLLEKENLFAEIDKLVEERDKHLEDILKEILPEAFAVVKETAHRFMDNSTLEVTATEHDRELASNAHKAYVSIQGGKAIWKNQWVAAGGEITWNMLHYDVQLIGGMVLHDGKIAEMATGEGKTLVATLPAYLNGLSGEGVHVITVNDYLARRDCEWVGPIFEFLFLTVDCIDKYRPHSEERVKAYRADITYGTNNEFGFDYLRDNMVRSMDEMVQRKHHYTMIDEVDSVLIDDARTPLIISGPVPKGTEDQEYLALKPKVENLIAAQRKLVTNYLTEAKRLFGEDKMGYQEGEAGMALLRAYRALPKYRPLIKFLSQDGVKVILQKAENFYMQEQSKNMHLVDEPLLFTIDEKNRNVELTELGAEFLARGNEDPGFFVMPDIATRMVEIDHNETLGKEEKSEAKNKLAQDFAVKSKRLHSISQLLKAYTLFEIDEEYVVIDGQVKIVDEQTGRMMEGRRYSDGLHQALEAKENVKVGDITQTYATVTLQNYFRMYHKLAGMTGTAETEASELWEIYKLDVVVIPTNKPIVRNDQEDLVYKTEREKFNAVIEDIVKLSNQGRPILVGTTSVDVSERLSRTLRLRGIDHNVLNAKQHQREAEVVAEAGKPGKVTIATNMAGRGTDIKISDEVKIAGGLAIIGTERHDSRRVDRQLRGRSGRQGDPGSSQFYVALEDRLMRLFQSERIAGLMDRMGHEEGEVIQHSMVTKSIERAQKKVEENNFGIRKRLLEYDDVMNIQREAIYKKRKNALAGDRLAVDLSNMFHSLLENLVYSHQQNGDIESFRRETLGMIGFDPQMEAIDFREGDLEAVSNLFYDQFIAFYQRKFKQITDALMPQIKEIYEKQSHKYKRILLPFTDGSAHPLAVTADIELAVKSNGKSVVKDIEKAVTLSIIDEKWKEHLRSMDELKESVQAASFEQKDPLVIYKMEAFNLFEELIFSINQSVTAYLAKGSLFDNRAVQQAREQKTDTSKMKTHRSGEQAAARAAAESVSQGNAKPTTFKRTDTKVGRNDPCPCGSGKKYKQCHGR; from the coding sequence ATGTTTAAATCTATCACCAATTCTCTAAAAAAAGTCTTCGGGACAAAATACGACAAGGACGTAAAAATCTACGCCCCTATCGTACATGAGATCAACGAAATCTATGAGGAGTTGCAAGGCCTCAGCAATGACGAGTTGCGAAATAAAACCCTTGAATTCAAACAAAGAATCGCCGCGCACCTTAGCGGAATTGATGAAGATATTTTGAATATCAAGCAACAAGCCATTGATGAAGAGGACCTGCTGGAGAAAGAAAACCTCTTTGCCGAAATAGATAAATTAGTAGAGGAACGCGATAAGCACCTCGAGGATATTCTCAAAGAAATTTTGCCAGAAGCCTTTGCTGTCGTTAAAGAAACGGCGCATCGTTTCATGGATAACAGCACCCTTGAGGTAACCGCCACCGAACACGACCGAGAATTGGCGTCGAATGCCCATAAGGCTTATGTTAGCATTCAGGGAGGTAAAGCCATTTGGAAGAACCAATGGGTGGCAGCAGGCGGCGAAATCACCTGGAATATGCTCCACTATGATGTACAGCTGATTGGGGGCATGGTACTACATGACGGGAAAATTGCGGAAATGGCAACGGGTGAAGGTAAAACCTTGGTGGCTACTTTACCTGCTTACCTTAACGGCCTCTCGGGTGAAGGGGTACATGTGATTACGGTGAACGACTACCTGGCTCGTCGTGACTGTGAATGGGTTGGCCCCATTTTCGAGTTTCTATTCCTGACGGTTGATTGTATTGATAAATATCGTCCCCACTCCGAAGAGCGGGTTAAAGCTTATCGAGCAGATATTACTTACGGTACCAATAATGAATTTGGCTTTGATTACCTGCGCGATAATATGGTGCGATCGATGGATGAAATGGTACAACGCAAGCACCACTACACCATGATTGATGAGGTTGACTCCGTACTGATTGATGATGCACGTACACCTTTAATTATCTCTGGCCCAGTTCCTAAAGGTACGGAAGACCAGGAATACCTGGCGCTGAAACCAAAGGTCGAAAACTTAATTGCTGCCCAGCGAAAGTTAGTCACCAACTACCTTACCGAGGCAAAACGCCTTTTCGGTGAAGACAAGATGGGATATCAAGAAGGAGAAGCAGGGATGGCATTGCTCAGGGCTTACCGCGCCTTACCTAAATATAGGCCACTAATCAAATTCCTGAGCCAGGATGGGGTGAAAGTGATTTTGCAAAAGGCAGAAAACTTCTACATGCAGGAGCAATCTAAAAACATGCACCTCGTAGATGAGCCACTCCTTTTTACAATTGATGAGAAAAACAGAAATGTTGAATTAACAGAATTAGGCGCTGAATTCCTCGCTAGAGGCAATGAAGATCCTGGCTTTTTTGTGATGCCGGACATTGCGACCCGAATGGTAGAAATTGACCATAATGAAACGCTAGGAAAAGAAGAAAAATCAGAAGCTAAAAATAAGCTAGCACAAGACTTTGCGGTCAAATCCAAACGACTTCACTCTATTAGCCAGTTATTAAAAGCCTATACGCTTTTTGAAATTGATGAAGAATATGTAGTCATCGATGGCCAAGTGAAAATTGTGGATGAGCAAACAGGCCGTATGATGGAGGGCCGACGTTACTCTGATGGCCTCCACCAAGCCCTGGAAGCAAAAGAAAATGTAAAAGTGGGTGACATTACCCAAACTTATGCAACGGTAACGCTCCAGAATTATTTCCGAATGTACCACAAGCTTGCTGGTATGACGGGTACAGCGGAAACGGAGGCTAGTGAGTTGTGGGAAATTTATAAATTAGATGTTGTCGTTATTCCAACCAATAAACCAATTGTCAGAAATGACCAAGAAGACCTGGTTTATAAAACAGAACGAGAGAAATTCAATGCCGTTATTGAAGACATCGTTAAGCTGAGTAACCAAGGGCGACCTATCCTAGTAGGTACTACCTCCGTCGATGTTTCTGAGCGTTTGAGTCGTACCCTCCGACTAAGGGGCATTGATCATAACGTGCTCAACGCCAAACAACACCAAAGAGAAGCAGAAGTTGTGGCAGAAGCGGGTAAACCCGGCAAAGTCACTATTGCGACCAACATGGCGGGACGAGGTACGGATATCAAGATATCTGATGAGGTCAAAATAGCAGGTGGTTTGGCTATCATTGGTACGGAACGTCATGATTCTAGACGGGTGGACCGCCAGCTTCGTGGTCGGTCCGGACGCCAGGGAGACCCCGGTAGCAGCCAGTTTTATGTCGCACTCGAAGATCGTTTGATGCGCCTTTTTCAATCCGAACGGATCGCTGGCTTGATGGATAGAATGGGACATGAAGAAGGAGAGGTTATTCAACATTCTATGGTAACGAAGTCTATAGAACGCGCACAGAAAAAAGTAGAGGAAAATAACTTTGGCATTCGAAAGCGATTGTTGGAATATGATGATGTAATGAATATTCAACGGGAAGCCATCTATAAAAAGCGTAAAAATGCGCTAGCCGGGGATCGCCTGGCAGTAGACCTTTCCAATATGTTCCATTCTTTACTCGAAAACCTTGTTTATTCTCACCAACAAAATGGAGATATTGAATCTTTCCGAAGGGAAACCCTTGGCATGATAGGATTCGATCCACAAATGGAGGCCATTGATTTCCGGGAAGGTGATTTGGAAGCGGTTTCTAACTTGTTTTATGACCAGTTTATCGCCTTTTATCAACGGAAATTCAAGCAGATAACGGATGCTTTGATGCCTCAGATTAAAGAAATTTACGAAAAGCAATCACATAAATACAAGCGAATCTTACTGCCTTTCACCGATGGTAGCGCTCACCCGCTAGCTGTAACTGCAGATATTGAACTTGCCGTAAAATCCAACGGTAAATCGGTTGTAAAGGACATCGAAAAAGCAGTAACCCTGTCTATTATTGATGAAAAATGGAAAGAACACCTCCGCTCAATGGACGAATTGAAAGAGTCTGTTCAGGCAGCTTCTTTTGAACAAAAAGATCCACTCGTCATCTATAAAATGGAGGCTTTCAACTTGTTTGAGGAACTTATTTTTTCGATTAACCAAAGTGTAACCGCCTATTTGGCCAAAGGATCACTTTTTGATAATCGCGCAGTTCAACAAGCCCGCGAACAAAAAACCGATACCAGTAAAATGAAAACACATCGGTCCGGTGAACAAGCCGCCGCCCGAGCAGCGGCTGAAAGCGTAAGCCAGGGTAATGCCAAGCCTACGACCTTCAAGCGAACAGACACCAAAGTGGGAAGAAATGATCCTTGCCCTTGTGGCAGTGGGAAGAAATATAAACAGTGCCACGGCAGATAA
- the mreC gene encoding rod shape-determining protein MreC, whose translation MSNLLQAFSKLGGFALFLVLEVICFALIIRFNDYQQQVALSSANKYMGSLSGTVDELEDYLHLNEEVERLRSEVARLRSAENNAMYRDLDTSFARFDTIAQQYIYIDADVINKTFLGRNNYITLNRGRKHGIEPNMGVVDDLGIVGVVAATSTYHSKVMTIFHQDARISAKLKGTGLFGSLMWRDNDFFHMSLEDIPTHHQPHLGDTVLTSGYSILFPPDIMIGVIDHIGKEPGAYSHQLKVKLNNDLRTIHFAYVINNLMKDDLSELEEE comes from the coding sequence ATGAGTAATCTACTACAAGCCTTTTCTAAACTTGGTGGATTTGCCCTCTTCTTGGTTCTGGAGGTGATATGCTTTGCTTTAATCATTCGCTTCAATGATTACCAACAACAGGTTGCGCTGAGTTCTGCCAATAAATATATGGGGAGTTTATCTGGAACAGTTGATGAACTCGAAGATTACCTTCACCTTAATGAAGAGGTGGAACGCTTGCGATCGGAGGTTGCCCGTTTGAGGTCGGCAGAAAATAATGCCATGTACCGTGATTTAGATACTAGTTTTGCCCGTTTTGATACCATCGCGCAACAGTATATTTATATTGATGCAGATGTAATCAATAAAACATTTTTGGGCAGAAACAATTATATTACCCTCAACCGGGGCCGTAAACATGGGATAGAACCCAATATGGGCGTTGTAGATGATCTCGGGATAGTTGGTGTCGTCGCTGCTACTTCTACCTACCATTCCAAGGTAATGACGATTTTTCACCAGGATGCCAGGATAAGCGCCAAACTAAAGGGAACAGGGCTCTTTGGTTCTTTGATGTGGCGAGATAATGACTTTTTTCATATGTCACTGGAAGATATTCCTACGCATCATCAGCCTCATCTTGGAGATACGGTATTGACAAGTGGCTATTCTATTCTTTTTCCGCCTGATATTATGATTGGTGTTATTGATCATATCGGGAAAGAACCAGGGGCATATAGCCATCAATTGAAGGTAAAGCTCAATAATGATTTGAGGACGATTCATTTTGCCTATGTGATCAACAATTTAATGAAAGACGATCTGTCTGAATTAGAGGAAGAATAA
- a CDS encoding pitrilysin family protein produces the protein MMMLDRTKAPEIKMIYDVQMPPYQVHYLDNGIPVYEVNIGTQEVVKLEMVFDAGRPYEHKKLVARATSSMLKEGTHTRSGGEIAELFDFYGCSLSLPFNLDTGNLVVYSLSRYLENVLPLVREMLEEPSFPVTELESFINRQQQLLREDLTKNEVVAYRSITEYIFGDQHPYGYNSIPEMYSDLKRDDLLEHFNRTYTIDSCRIFLSGKTSPEHLKALNKHLGVLNRRGMPVATIPPILDIPAEKRFIAHPDKVQTALRMGRKLFSRHHPDYCGAYVLNTILGGYFGSRLMDNIREDKGYTYHIFSQLDVMKFDGYLYIGTEVGNEFVKATCEEIYKEMAILQEEPVLEDELEMVKNYLLGTYLTMIDGPFQVSELLKTIVLEELPLDFFSTLVQTTRDISADQLLELANRYLKPEDIWQVSVGTD, from the coding sequence ATGATGATGCTAGATAGGACGAAAGCCCCTGAGATAAAAATGATCTATGATGTTCAAATGCCTCCCTATCAGGTGCATTACCTGGATAATGGCATACCTGTTTATGAGGTAAACATTGGAACACAGGAGGTCGTGAAGTTGGAAATGGTGTTTGATGCCGGAAGACCCTATGAGCACAAAAAACTGGTAGCCCGTGCGACTTCCAGTATGTTAAAGGAAGGTACCCATACCCGATCAGGAGGCGAAATAGCAGAATTGTTTGACTTTTATGGTTGTAGTCTTAGCCTTCCCTTTAACCTAGATACAGGCAATTTGGTAGTATATAGCCTGAGTCGGTATTTAGAAAACGTATTACCATTGGTTAGAGAAATGCTGGAAGAACCGTCCTTTCCAGTGACTGAACTTGAATCCTTTATTAATCGCCAGCAGCAATTGTTAAGGGAGGATTTGACAAAAAATGAGGTAGTAGCGTATCGGAGCATTACGGAATACATTTTTGGGGACCAACATCCATATGGTTATAACAGTATTCCTGAAATGTATTCGGATTTAAAAAGAGACGACTTACTGGAACATTTTAACCGAACTTATACCATTGACAGCTGCCGTATTTTTTTGAGTGGAAAAACCTCTCCCGAGCATTTAAAGGCACTAAATAAACACCTGGGCGTACTAAATAGGAGAGGAATGCCAGTTGCTACCATACCACCCATATTAGATATCCCTGCCGAGAAAAGATTTATTGCCCACCCAGATAAAGTACAGACAGCCCTGCGAATGGGGCGTAAACTTTTTAGCCGCCATCACCCTGATTATTGCGGGGCCTATGTGCTAAATACGATATTGGGCGGTTACTTTGGCTCTCGATTGATGGATAATATTCGTGAAGATAAAGGATATACGTATCATATTTTTTCACAATTAGATGTGATGAAATTCGATGGTTATTTATATATTGGAACAGAGGTAGGGAATGAGTTTGTGAAAGCTACTTGTGAGGAGATATATAAGGAAATGGCGATACTGCAAGAAGAGCCCGTTTTAGAGGATGAACTCGAAATGGTGAAGAACTATTTGCTAGGAACCTATTTGACCATGATAGATGGTCCTTTTCAGGTTAGTGAATTGCTCAAAACGATTGTTTTGGAGGAATTACCATTAGATTTCTTTTCTACTTTAGTGCAAACAACCCGCGACATTAGCGCCGATCAACTCCTCGAATTAGCAAATCGCTATCTAAAACCGGAGGATATTTGGCAGGTTAGTGTGGGTACAGATTGA
- a CDS encoding rod shape-determining protein: MKFFSFFKQELAIDLGTANTLIIQDGQVVVDEPSIVAIDRRTMETIAVGTKAMQMHEKTHDNIKTIRPLKDGVIADFQAAESMIEGMIKMIGTKRRFFSHLKMVICIPSGITEVEKRAVFDSADHVDSKETYLIHEPMAAALGIGLDVEEPIGNMIIDIGGGTTEIAVIALSGIVCDQSIRTAGDEFTADIMSYMKRQHNVLIGERTAEQIKINVGSALHELDNPPEDYAVNGRDLMTGIPKQIKVSYTEIAHALDKSISKIEDAVLRALETTPPELASDIYRTGLYLTGGGALLRGLDKRIAQKTKLDVHIAEDPLRAVVRGTGIALKNTDRFSFLIDRKSV, from the coding sequence ATGAAATTTTTCAGTTTTTTCAAGCAGGAATTAGCAATTGATTTGGGAACGGCAAACACCCTTATCATTCAAGACGGTCAAGTCGTTGTTGACGAACCCTCTATTGTCGCTATCGATCGGCGAACAATGGAGACGATTGCTGTGGGCACAAAGGCCATGCAAATGCATGAAAAAACGCATGACAATATAAAGACAATACGGCCTTTGAAGGATGGCGTAATTGCCGATTTTCAGGCTGCTGAAAGCATGATAGAGGGCATGATAAAAATGATTGGCACCAAGCGCCGGTTTTTTTCTCACCTCAAAATGGTCATTTGTATTCCATCTGGTATCACCGAAGTAGAAAAACGTGCCGTTTTTGATTCTGCGGACCATGTAGATTCTAAGGAGACTTATCTTATCCACGAGCCTATGGCTGCTGCGCTTGGGATTGGCCTTGATGTGGAAGAGCCCATTGGCAATATGATTATTGACATTGGAGGAGGAACTACTGAAATTGCCGTTATCGCGCTGTCTGGCATTGTTTGTGACCAATCTATTCGAACAGCAGGTGATGAATTCACGGCAGATATCATGAGTTATATGAAACGCCAGCACAATGTTCTCATTGGAGAACGGACGGCTGAGCAAATAAAAATAAATGTAGGCTCTGCCTTGCATGAATTGGACAACCCACCAGAAGACTATGCGGTTAATGGTAGGGATTTGATGACTGGTATTCCTAAACAGATTAAGGTTTCCTATACAGAAATTGCGCATGCCCTAGACAAGTCTATTTCCAAAATAGAAGATGCAGTCTTGAGGGCATTGGAAACGACTCCCCCAGAACTGGCATCAGACATTTATCGAACAGGCCTCTATCTCACGGGTGGTGGCGCGCTTTTGCGTGGACTTGATAAGCGAATAGCACAAAAGACCAAACTGGATGTGCATATTGCTGAAGACCCTTTGCGGGCCGTCGTACGAGGGACAGGGATTGCATTGAAAAACACAGATCGCTTTTCATTCCTCATTGATAGGAAGAGCGTATAA